CATCCAGGGGGAGTCTCCGATGACCTCCGGCTCCCGGCCGAGCACCCGCTGGGCGGCGCGCGACACGCAGGCCGCGACCGGCGCGTCCGGCGTCGTCTCGAAGGGTTCGCGGTGGAAGAAGGTCGACCAGTCCACCTCGAGGGACGGGTCCTCCGCCCGCAACTCCTCGATCAGCGCCGCGATCTCTTCTTCCACGGACTCCCCCGTCTCGGGCGGTACGGTGCGCCGCTCGACCCTCAGGGTGCAGCGCGGGGAGTAGGTGCTGATCCCGCTCCCGCCCTCCAGCAGCGCCGCGTGCATCGACGGTGGGCCGAGGAGGGGGTGCCCCGGCCGCGACTGGAGTTCGTCTATGAACGCCTCCAGCCGGTGCAGGACGCGTCCCATGCGCAGGTTCGCATCGATGCCGTCCCTGTAGCGGCTTCCGTGCGCGGCGCGCCCGCGCGTCGTGATCTCGATCCACGTGAATCCCCGATGGGCCACGCACAGGTCCAGCGACGTGGGCTCGGTGACGATCGCGGCGTCGAAGGACAGTTCCCCCCCCGCGCGCCGTTCGAGCAGGTCCGCGGTGCCCAGGCTCGCGTATTCCTCGTCGGCCACGGCGGCCACGAGGATGTCGCCGGCCAGGCGCGTCTCGGATTCGCGGAGCAGCCGGGCGGCCTCGATGCAGGCGGCCAGCGACCCCTTCATGTCGTAGGCGCCCCGTCCGTAGAGCCGTCCGTCCCGTATGCTCGGCAAGAACGGCGCCTCCATGCCCTCCACGCCGACCGTGTCGTAGTGGGCGTTCAGCATCAGCGCCGGCCCTCCCCCGGCCCCCGCGAGGCGCCCGACGACGCTCGGCCTGCCCGCCTCGGGCTCGTACCGCGCCACCTCCAGACCCGCCTCGCGCATGTGTCGGGTCGTGAGGTCCGCGATCTCCGCCTCGCCGGGCGCCCCCTCCACGAGGGTCGGATTCACGGAGTTCGTGGAGACGAAGTCCGTGAGGATGGTTGTGAGGCGCAGCGGGTCTGCGGAGAAGGTCAAGGGCTCGGGAGGCGCTTGATCTCCCTTCGGCCCGCCGCCACGCCGGTACCGACCCCGATCCCGAACAGAACGGCCGTGAGGGGAGTGACGAGCGGCAGGGCCGCGGCGAGCAATCCGACGAAGCCGCCTGCGATCCCGGCCACGAGCGGGACACCGCGCCGATGAACGCCGTCCACGAAGCGCAATCGTCTGTGTACGAACCTCTTCATCGTCACGAAGCCGCCGATCGAAGCGGCGCCGGCGATGGCGAGCCAGAGAAAATTCCCGATGAATTCGAACATGTCGCACCTCCCGAAGAGCCCGTACGCCCGCCATCCCGGGGCGGTTTCAGCGGTTCGGCAGCCCGTTTGCCACCGGTTGCCGGCCGCGTTGTACTATGTTGCCGAAGTCCGGACCCAGTGTAGTGACACTATGCCAGCCACGGAGATCGAGATGAGCAGGGATGGGATCCAGGTCCGATGGGACGGCGGCCTCAAGTTCAGCGCCGACCGGGCCGACCACGAGACGCGAATCGACGGGGACGAGGGGATCGCCCCGAGCCCGGTCGCCCTGATGGTGGAATCCGTCGCCGCCTGTGCCGCGATCGACGTGGTGGTCATCCTCGAGAAGGGGCGCCAGGAACTCACCGGGCTCTCGGTCCGGGCACGGGCGCGCAGAGCGGAAACGGCGCCGCGCTACGTGAAGGGCCTCCAGTTCGACTTCCACGTCTCCGGCAAGGTGGACGAAGCCAAGGCCCGACGGGCCGTCATGCTCTCGTTCGAACGCTACTGCTCCGTCTACCATTCGCTCCGGAAGGACATGGAACTCGAATGGACGCTGACCCTCAACGGCGAGCCCGCCGGCGGGCGGGACTGACGCGGGGTCTTCCCGCGCGCCGCTATTCGAAG
The DNA window shown above is from Candidatus Palauibacter scopulicola and carries:
- a CDS encoding M20/M25/M40 family metallo-hydrolase, giving the protein MTFSADPLRLTTILTDFVSTNSVNPTLVEGAPGEAEIADLTTRHMREAGLEVARYEPEAGRPSVVGRLAGAGGGPALMLNAHYDTVGVEGMEAPFLPSIRDGRLYGRGAYDMKGSLAACIEAARLLRESETRLAGDILVAAVADEEYASLGTADLLERRAGGELSFDAAIVTEPTSLDLCVAHRGFTWIEITTRGRAAHGSRYRDGIDANLRMGRVLHRLEAFIDELQSRPGHPLLGPPSMHAALLEGGSGISTYSPRCTLRVERRTVPPETGESVEEEIAALIEELRAEDPSLEVDWSTFFHREPFETTPDAPVAACVSRAAQRVLGREPEVIGDSPWMDSALTQAAGVDSVVIGPHGEGAHADVEWVDLESCARLAEILAGAAADYCG
- a CDS encoding OsmC family protein, which produces MSRDGIQVRWDGGLKFSADRADHETRIDGDEGIAPSPVALMVESVAACAAIDVVVILEKGRQELTGLSVRARARRAETAPRYVKGLQFDFHVSGKVDEAKARRAVMLSFERYCSVYHSLRKDMELEWTLTLNGEPAGGRD